In Lagenorhynchus albirostris chromosome 14, mLagAlb1.1, whole genome shotgun sequence, one DNA window encodes the following:
- the FICD gene encoding protein adenylyltransferase FICD, translated as MTLMSMASVMAVTEPKWVSVWGRFLWVILLSMALGSLMALLLPLGAMEEQCLAVLKGFYLLRSKLDRAQPTVTKCTRPSTELSVTSRDAAPLVVKTKASAASKLEAKAALNQALEMKRQGKREKAHKLFLHALNMDPGFVDALNEFGIFSEEDRDIIQADYLYTRALTIAPHHKKALVNRDRTLPLVEEIDQRYFSIIDSKVKKVMSIPKGNSALRRVMEETYYHHIYHTVAIEGNTLTLSEIRHILETRYAVPGKSLEEQNEVIGMHAAMKYVNTTLLSRIGSVSISDVLEIHRRVLGYVDPVEAGRFRTTQVLVGHHVPPHPQEVEKQMQEFIQWLNSEDAMNLHPVEFAALAHYKLVYIHPFIDGNGRTSRLLMNLILMQAGYPPITIRKEQRSEYYHVLEVANEGDVRPFIRFIAKCTETTLDTLLFATTEYPVALPEARPNHSRFKETLPVKP; from the exons ATGACACTCATGTCGATGGCTTCAGTGATGGCGGTGACTGAACCAAAATGGGTCTCAGTCTGGGGCCGCTTCCTGTGGGTGATACTGCTGAGCATGGCGCTGGGCTCCCTGATGGCCCTGCTGCTGCCGCTGGGGGCCATGGAGGAGCAGTGTCTGGCTGTGCTCAAAGGCTTCTACCTGCTCAGGAGCAAGTTGGACAGGGCCCAGCCTACTGTCACCAAGTGCACCAGACCATCCACGGAGCTCAGTGTCACCTCCAGGGATGCAGCACCGCTGGTGGTCAAGACCAAGGCCTCTGCAG CCAGCAAGTTAGAAGCCAAAGCAGCTTTGAACCAAGCCCTGGAAATGAAACGCCAGGGCAAGCGGGAGAAAGCCCACAAGCTCTTCCTGCACGCCCTCAACATGGACCCGGGCTTCGTGGACGCGCTCAATGAGTTCGGCATCTTCTCAGAAGAGGACAGGGACATCATCCAGGCTGACTACCTGTACACCAGAGCACTGACCATCGCGCCCCACCACAAGAAGGCGCTGGTCAACCGCGACCGCACGCTGCCGCTGGTGGAGGAGATTGACCAGCGGTACTTCAGCATCATCGACAGCAAAGTGAAGAAGGTCATGTCCATCCCCAAGGGCAACTCGGCACTGCGCCGGGTCATGGAGGAGACGTACTACCACCACATCTACCACACAGTGGCCATCGAAGGCAACACTCTCACCCTCTCAGAGATCAGGCACATCCTGGAGACCCGCTACGCCGTGCCGGGGAAGAGCCTGGAGGAGCAGAATGAGGTCATTGGCATGCACGCGGCCATGAAGTACGTCAACACGACGCTGCTCTCCCGCATCGGCTCTGTCAGCATCAGTGACGTGCTGGAGATCCACCGGCGGGTGCTGGGGTACGTGGATCCCGTGGAAGCTGGCCGCTTTCGCACGACCCAGGTCCTGGTGGGCCACCACGTCCCGCCCCACCCTCAGGAGGTGGAGAAGCAGATGCAGGAGTTCATACAATGGCTCAACTCGGAGGACGCCATGAACCTGCACCCGGTGGAGTTTGCGGCCCTGGCCCACTATAAACTCGTCTACATCCACCCCTTCATCGACGGCAACGGCAGGACCTCGCGCCTGCTCATGAACCTCATCCTCATGCAGGCGGGCTACCCGCCCATCACCATCCGCAAGGAGCAGAGGTCCGAGTACTACCACGTGCTGGAGGTGGCCAACGAGGGCGACGTGAGGCCGTTCATCCGCTTCATTGCCAAGTGCACAGAGACAACCCTGGACACCCTGCTCTTTGCCACCACAGAGTACCCTGTGGCACTGCCAGAGGCCAGACCCAACCACTCTAGGTTCAAGGAGACGCTGCCTGTGAAGCCCTAA